From the Paraflavitalea soli genome, the window GTATAGAAAAAGAGCCCACGAAGATACGTGAGCTCTTGAAAAGCTATTTTACGGTGCCCATACGTTTCTCCATCCAATAGGAAAGCAGGAAGAGTAACAGAGCCGCCACGCTGCTCATGACAACAAACAGCATGAAGAAGTCGTACAGGTTATTAATGGTATAACCTGCAAAGCTGGTAGGTCCTTTACTGGGGAGTAAGGCGCCTAATTTGCCACCAAATTTGTTGGCCACTGCATTGGACAGGAACCATACGCCCATGAGCACGGAAGTAAAACGGGCAGGGGCCAGTTTGTTTACCAGGGACAGGCCAATGGGTGACAAACACAATTCACCAATGGTGTGCAGAAAGTACAATCCCAGCAGCCAAAGCATGCTTACTGATCCGGCTACATCTTTTACACCATAGGCAATGAGTAAATAGCCCAAGGCAAGGCTCAATAAACCGAGGGCCTGCTTTTTGGGTGAGGAGGGTTCGATATTCTTTTTGCCCAGCCACTGCCATAGTTGGGACAGGAAAGGAGCAGCTAAGATGAGCCACATTGAATTGACGCTGTTGAACCAGCTGGCTGGAATTTCTTTGAGGTTATAGGGAGTGCCCTGGATATAATAATAGATTGCCAGCAGGATGGCGGCAATCGCCAGCCCTCCGAACACTCTTTTCAGTTCTGTTGGTATCAACATGATCCGTTGGAGGAAGTAGTAGAGTACAGCAGATATGGCTACCAGGAACAATATGACTGTGCCCAGTTGGGTGTTTACCACATAAGCGCGGTTCACATTGCGCTCGGCAAATAAGGTTAAGGAGGAACCTGCCTGTTCAAAGGCTGCCCAGAAGAAGATGACAAAGAAAGCGGAGATGAAGATCACCAATATTCTTCCTCTTTCGGCAGGGGTTAATGAACGGTCGAAAATGATGAGGCCGGACACAGCTGCGGCAACACTGAAGATAAAGGCGCTGATCCAGTCTTGTCCGCCCAGGAACATAAATGCCAGGAATAAGGCTACTGCTATACCGGCCCATATGGCTACCTGTGCCAGGGATGATTGTGTGCTCTCGGGCTTGCGGGTATCCTCACCTTCCCTGACCATGAGTTTATTGGGGGTAATACCCAGTCCTTTTCCTGCAGGGTCAACAATGTATTTATTCTTTAACCAGATAAATGCGAGGGTTCCCACTAACATGGCGAGACCAGCGGACATAAAGCCCCATTTGAAGACGCCCAAAATAGCTTTGCCACTTTCATCATACTGGTTGCCCAGGCCTCCACAGATCAGTGGGCCGATAAAAGCACCCAGGTTGATGCCCATGTAAAAGATGGTATAGGCGGAATCGAGCCGGCGGTCGCCCTGTGGATATAGTTGTCCTACGAGTGTGGAAATATTCGGCTTGAAGAATCCCATTCCAATGATCAATACGCCGAGGCCGCCCCACATGATGGCATGGGCCAGATCGGGATTGGCGTAATTGGATGCACTTATGAACATGAGGAACTGGCCTGCGGCCATGAGGAAACCGCCTATGATGATACAGCGGCGGTTGCCCCAAAAACGATCTGCAATATAGCCACCGAGTATAGGAGTGAGCCATATAAGGCCGGTGTAGCTGCCATATACGCCATCCTGGGCATATTTATCATTCATTTGCAGGGCATTGACCACATACAATACCAAGAGGGCCCGCATGCCGTAGTAACTGAAACGTTCCCACATTTCAGTGAAGAATAATACGAAGAGTCCTTGAGGATGTTTGCCGCTTACAGGCTGCGCCATATATGTTGGGGGTTGATTTAGCAATTCATAGTAGGGATAAGATTGAGCGGGGGCGGGCATCCGTAAGGGGTGACCTGACCCTTAGCGGCGTAAAATAGCGATAAATTCTATACTGCCGCCGCAAACAGCAATTAAAATTCGCCAATACGGGCGAATCCCCGAAATTCGCAGCGGTTAAAATGTACCATGAACACTATGAATATTCTACTCCTTGGCTCTGGAGGCCGTGAGCATGCACTGGCCTGGAAACTTGCACAAAGTCCAAAGTGTCAGCAGTTATACATTGCTCCGGGCAATGCGGGCACTGGATTGTGCGGCACCAATATTAACATGTCTGTTACGGATTTTGACGCGATCAAGAAGTTTGTATTAGACAAGGAGATCGGTATGGTGCTGGTCGGTCCTGAGGAGCCGTTAGTAAAGGGTATCGTGGACTTGTTCAGGAAAGACAAAGCCTTGCAACAGGTGGCCATTATTGGCCCCTCTCAATATGGGGCACAACTGGAAGGGAGTAAGGCTTTTGCGAAGAAGTTCATGATGCGTCATAATATACCAACTGCGCGGTATCGTGAGTTTGATGCTACGAATTATGCAGAAGGAATCCCTTATTTACAGCGGCATAGTTTGCCTATTGTGCTGAAGGCAGATGGACTGGCGGCAGGAAAAGGGGTATTGATCTGCCAGTCGCATGTAGAAGCAATGGCAGAGTTTGAGCTGATGTTGCAACAAAGCAAGTTTGGTGATGCTGGTAAAAAGGTTGTTGTGGAAGAGTTCCTGGATGGGATCGAGCTGAGCATGTTTGTAGTGACGGATGGCAAGAACTATGTATTGCTGCCGGAAGCTAAAGATTATAAGCGTATTGGTGTGGGCGATACGGGCCTCAATACAGGTGGCATGGGCGCAGTAAGCCCGGTGCCTTTTGCGGATGATGCGTTCATGAAGAAGGTAGTGGAAAAGGTTGTGGAACCCACTATAAAAGGTATTGAAGAGGAAAAGATCGATTATAAAGGATTTGTATTTGTAGGGCTGATCAAAGTAGGGGATGAGCCGATGGTGATTGAATACAATTGCCGCATGGGTGATCCGGAAACGGAAGTGGTGATGCCACGCCTGAAGACGGACCTGGTAGACCTGTTGGTGGCAACGGCCAATGAAACGCTGAACACTATTAAAATAGAAACAGACAACCGGGTTGCCTGCACGGTAATGGCGGTAAGTGGGGGATATCCGGGTAATTATGAAAAGGGATATGCGATCAGTGGACTGGACGAGGCTTTGCCGGCGGATAGTCTTGTTTTTCATGCGGGCACTACGCTACAGGATAAGGAAGTGGTCACCAACGGGGGACGGGTATTGTGTGTTACTTCTTATGGTGATACGATCAGTGATGCGGTCAATAAATCGAAGGAGGTATTAGAGCAGATCAGTTTTGAAGATATGTATTACAGGAAGGATATTGGATATGAGT encodes:
- a CDS encoding peptide MFS transporter, coding for MAQPVSGKHPQGLFVLFFTEMWERFSYYGMRALLVLYVVNALQMNDKYAQDGVYGSYTGLIWLTPILGGYIADRFWGNRRCIIIGGFLMAAGQFLMFISASNYANPDLAHAIMWGGLGVLIIGMGFFKPNISTLVGQLYPQGDRRLDSAYTIFYMGINLGAFIGPLICGGLGNQYDESGKAILGVFKWGFMSAGLAMLVGTLAFIWLKNKYIVDPAGKGLGITPNKLMVREGEDTRKPESTQSSLAQVAIWAGIAVALFLAFMFLGGQDWISAFIFSVAAAVSGLIIFDRSLTPAERGRILVIFISAFFVIFFWAAFEQAGSSLTLFAERNVNRAYVVNTQLGTVILFLVAISAVLYYFLQRIMLIPTELKRVFGGLAIAAILLAIYYYIQGTPYNLKEIPASWFNSVNSMWLILAAPFLSQLWQWLGKKNIEPSSPKKQALGLLSLALGYLLIAYGVKDVAGSVSMLWLLGLYFLHTIGELCLSPIGLSLVNKLAPARFTSVLMGVWFLSNAVANKFGGKLGALLPSKGPTSFAGYTINNLYDFFMLFVVMSSVAALLLFLLSYWMEKRMGTVK
- the purD gene encoding phosphoribosylamine--glycine ligase, translating into MNILLLGSGGREHALAWKLAQSPKCQQLYIAPGNAGTGLCGTNINMSVTDFDAIKKFVLDKEIGMVLVGPEEPLVKGIVDLFRKDKALQQVAIIGPSQYGAQLEGSKAFAKKFMMRHNIPTARYREFDATNYAEGIPYLQRHSLPIVLKADGLAAGKGVLICQSHVEAMAEFELMLQQSKFGDAGKKVVVEEFLDGIELSMFVVTDGKNYVLLPEAKDYKRIGVGDTGLNTGGMGAVSPVPFADDAFMKKVVEKVVEPTIKGIEEEKIDYKGFVFVGLIKVGDEPMVIEYNCRMGDPETEVVMPRLKTDLVDLLVATANETLNTIKIETDNRVACTVMAVSGGYPGNYEKGYAISGLDEALPADSLVFHAGTTLQDKEVVTNGGRVLCVTSYGDTISDAVNKSKEVLEQISFEDMYYRKDIGYEFA